The genome window cataagTGCTTGCGTTGCTTCAATGCATAAGTAAAATCcacaaaaatgttgaactatACGACGTGAAGATCATTTTTGCTCTCTATATTACAATTGTTACACGCGTCTTCGCCCTCGCCGCAGCGTCCTGACATTAATAAAAGAGTCCCAAAACTGAATAGACCCATCAATGGCTGACCCCCGTTACACCTGACTCGTCTGCGATAAAAAGATAGTGTTTCCCCAATCTCTAGTCACGtagaaaatatacaaaattgTTCTCCAAATTTCTACTCTCCTTCTAAATGTTTTCTGAagtattataaaaatatacaattctCCAATAGCAAAACCCTTAAAAGTCACATCTGTTAAATTATTCTCTCCGTCCGTCGCTTTTAAAGCgctcaacaaaaacaagacacctGAGCTGCAGTACGCACtcgttcctcctcctcctgatacattcatcatcatcatcatcatcataatcattatcatcatcatgattCCAGACTTTTCCATCCTGTCATCCTAAAAATCCAAAGTCTTAAAAAGGAATCCAGCTTATTTCAGTCCtcatcctcctcgtcctcctccttgATCACTGGTCAGACAGACGGTTCTCATATTTGCTCAGGATGTTGCGGCACCGACCCAGTTCCTTGCGCATCTCGGCCACTTCCTGTCGCAGGGCGGCATTCTCTCGCTCCAGGTAGGCGGCGCGCACCGATATTTGGTTCTCCTTGAGCCGGCGCGCGTCTCGGGAGCGCTTTGCCGCTTCGTTGTTCTTGTATCTTCTGCTCCAATACTTCTCGTCCTGAGAAGAACACAACACAGGAgattgatagatggatggatatggatatctagatagatagacagatagatcgATAGTGCGATATAATTAAATTCTGACACGCACAAAAAACTACATTAGTAATAAAATAGTGACTTAAACAtcaaattacttttgaaataaatttattcaactacaaatacaaaaaacacaTGAGCTTAAATGAAAGAATggaaacaagaaataaaatgtgaaaattaaataaattacaaataatattaaatgtggTAAATTATTTAGCTGGGTTAAGGAGAAATAAAGGTAAAATAATaactacaatacatttttaattaaacaccGCAgttaaagtacaaataaaatattaaattatattgataaaataataatgcctAACTAAATCACAGTGtaagtaaaataattaaatacaaataaaatagattaaatTAAAGTgctgataaaataaatatattaggattttaaaaaaattgcaataattttagaaaatgtattacaaataaaaaatattaaattaaatagaTGGATAAAATGATtagatgacatttaaaaaaaattacaaaaataattacatgaattttttttatgaaattgaaaaatatattgaataGAAAACGAAAGGTCAGTAAAATGGCTACAAAGATGGGTGAAAAGTGAAAATTCAGCACAATAAGTGTAACTATTTGGATTACAAAAAAGTTTCTATTAAGTAAATCCATAACtcatcaaaaatacaaaatagtgCCAATTTTTACTCACATTCTGAGTTACATTTATCAGATAGAGTGCTGCTTATATGAAAAAAAGCGATATTTCTAATGAAGTTAAAGTGTATGTGTGCCACCATGGTGCAGGCTCACCTTCATGTTATCAGGCACCAGGATCTTGCGTGCCTTCTTCACCATTGGCTGCGGCTTGAGCTCCTCTTCGCTGAAAGTCTGCCTGGGGTCAAAGTTCTGCTGGCCGGGGCCATTGGACAAAACGATGTCCGATGGATCCATGTCGAAAATTCCCACCACGTCCGGCCCGCTGCCCGTGGGCGTCAGCAAGGGTGGGCACGAGGACGACGACGGTGAGGAGGACAAGGATGATGGCGACTCGCAGGAGTCGTTCATACTCGTCTGGCTCCCTGCGATTTTAAGAGAGGAGACGTCAATTCTGTTTACATACAATTGCACTTAATGGGTCCGaaaattgttatttgtttaCGACTATTATATATGCCAGCGACTGACAGCGACAGGCAGAACAAGTAAATGTTGATCCActaaatggcagaaggtacaattcgCCCGTGTATTCTGATTTAGGTTATATCCACTTTTtcgtggcatttttgtttggtggtgtcccgtgagattttgtaatataatatatgCGCCTTTTCTAAATGAAGGTTGTGAAAACACATGCagtattacataaaaaaaaggcCACCAGGGGGGAATAGAGAGCTACTTTTATATGTCATGAATGTCATTCCAGCTGTCTTAACTCCATGCCATCAATAACTCAACCTACAACATAAATAATCTATTACACAAGAATACTAGTAGTACTTTATCAATCAAAGCATTCTGAAGTTCTGGACGGAGACCTAACTGAGAGATCTGAACGTGGGAAATGCTACGTAACGCTCTACCCCTCCCCTTGAAACAAGTTGAGTAAAGTGGGGCCACAGAAGGGTTATACCAGCAGGCTTTAAGGTGTGATGCACCTTCAGCACACTGCAGGCAGTCACACAAACTcccatatgcacacacacatgaaggGCATTTGTTATGGATGTGGGCCGAAAATAGAGCTGGGAATCAATATTTGCTCGGCGGGCGGGGGGGTTGCCATGCTATTGCTGTGATATGGATGGTCCAAAGCTAAGCGGCATACAGGAGAGATGATAATGCTATATGTCCATGCAATAGCAGCCAATTGCTGTGGAATATGAGATGTAACTGTTTGAATGACAATAAAAACCAAGTCTGTGTAGTGTTTAGAAGAGGGGGTGAAGAATCTACAGCTTGAGAGGCAAATGCAGAGTGCTAGCGTATTTCATCTGGCCCATTACacatttctaaaaaataaaaatgtagctATTCGCGAGGGATAGCAAATagccctgctgcgaatagtgaaaatcttcgagtaattgacgcccacCCAAAGAAAGGTTAAcaattgccacaagatggcaccaaagcaatatttttatgtgAGACATGGCTGTGGCGTGAGCACAAAAACTGGATAGGGTCCCTCaaaagaaatctgcaaatacatgtatgcaaatttgtgaatgccCAACCATGActatgtgggggttcactgtaaaataatgaagacacatttcaaacattttgtatgGCCGTCATAGGACTTTAAGAAAATAGAAATGGCCCCTGAtggcaaaaatgttaaatatttttaaaggttCCTCCTGTTGCTAAAAGATAATTCTCCAAATCTGGCTCAATGCTGTCAACAAGCCACACAACAGTGACTGCAGAACGGCTAAAAAGACAAGCAGGGGCCTAAAAACGTCAAGGTGAcaactagaggtgcaacaattaactTATTAATCAACAATGAATTGATTAAATTAAGAGACAACTATTTTATTAATCAATCATTTAGAGACATTAACtacaaattgtccaaatcctcaggaTTTCAACTTCTCAACAGTAAATCTTCACATTTCTGTCCtcaatgaaagcagactgattgatTATCTTTGTATTGAATCCAAATAAgaaatttgcaaacatctgctttgaaTTTAGAAAAGaatgatgaacatttttcacccattttctgacatgtactgaatcataatcaaatcATGTTTGTgcattaaactcgtaagtcaaggtgtCATTGTACTATTCGATCATGACATGTCATCGAACCAGGTGCAAACAAAACCACATTCCGCACCACGGATCTCCATCTAACAATCTCACAATCAA of Phycodurus eques isolate BA_2022a chromosome 4, UOR_Pequ_1.1, whole genome shotgun sequence contains these proteins:
- the dbpb gene encoding D site albumin promoter binding protein b isoform X2, translated to MDLDEDSMGVCSMKNTSGIGGGGSSNGCNGGSTGGNGGGNFNQFLGPLLWDRTLPADGGLFQLQYMDLEEFLTENGMGSMHSNNSSSSAQIPSQSSQSAVPNQSSQCLPPPSPPCSSSSSPSSSSSPSLLGLEVAQPQSLTGGNDCLHGSQTSMNDSCESPSSLSSSPSSSSCPPLLTPTGSGPDVVGIFDMDPSDIVLSNGPGQQNFDPRQTFSEEELKPQPMVKKARKILVPDNMKDEKYWSRRYKNNEAAKRSRDARRLKENQISVRAAYLERENAALRQEVAEMRKELGRCRNILSKYENRLSDQ